In Drosophila teissieri strain GT53w chromosome 2R, Prin_Dtei_1.1, whole genome shotgun sequence, the following proteins share a genomic window:
- the LOC122615272 gene encoding restin homolog isoform X15: MEIVAKQKPKQNETASMSRESDDNLSSINSAYTDHNSAVLTANTEQFIIGQRVWLGGLRPGQIAYIGETHFAPGEWAGVVLDDPNGKNDGCVSGKRYFQCEPKRGIFSRLTRLTTYPMSGAQTPTSPLAKNSPDRSRTVSPTASIRSSMLRSPGIGGKNGMAVGDRVIVSSGFGSRPGILRYLGETQFAPGNWCGVELDEPSGKNDGAVDDIRYFECKSKYGVFVPIAKVSLSPSSKKTRLSRTGSRESLTSIGTMNSIATTATSRMRMNAQDLLREKQQHVEQLMVERDLDREDAQNQALQLQKSINELKARIVELESALGDERKKTEELQFSIDEAQFCGDEMNAQSQVYKEKIHDLESKITQLVSATPSLQSIPPPAPPSDDSALKEEIVQLQEKMSIQQKEIESRIAEQLEEEQRLRENVKYLQEQNATLQTELVSKDEALEKFSLSECGIENLRRELALLKEENEKQAAEAQADFTRKLAEKSEEVKRVTSELQSLKAASDSLESERVNKTDECEILQTEVRMRDEQIKELAQQLDEVTTQLNVQKADSSALDDMLRLQKEGTEEKSTLLEKTEKELVQIKEEASKNQQEKEQLEKQLSDLKQLAEQEKLVREKTETEVNQIALEKKSVEQQLALKQKELEDFQNKQSETEVCLQEIKDINTQKDLELVESGESLKKLQQQLEEKTQAHEKLHADWEELKKNQETIIKQKEQELQQLESKSAESEGSLKAVQAQLEQLQKQATASGEEGSKTVAKLHDEISQLKSQAEETQSDLRSTHSNLEAKTKELESANGSLEEEAKKSAGLQEQIIKLKSEVEESQAALSSSQTDVESKTKQLEAANAALEKVNKDYAESRAEASHLQDQVKEITDTLHAELQAERSSSSALHTKLSKFSDELATGQKELTSKADAWSQEMLQKEKELQELRQQLQDSQDSQTKLKAEGERKEKAFEESTKNLQEEVTRAKMENQELSTGTQVTIKDLQERLEINNAELQHKEKMATEDAQKIADLKTLVEAIQVANANISATNAELSTVLEVLQAEKSETNHIFELFEMEADMNSERLIEKVTGMKEELKETHQQLDERQKSFEELEEKFKQAQQSEQHLQQESLTSKEQLTELRQSVQELQDSVKHKEELVQNLEEKLRDTSSIIEGQTTSSQEVQVKLEEAQRNEKVLHEEGAKLNDQLQQLQKTHVELSESLKEKEELVQSLETKLKESSVQLESQTSCSKETQDKLLESQKKEKNLEEEAAKLSGELQQVQDANGEIKDSLVKVEELVKVLEDKLQAATSQLESQQAENRKLQELLVKSQEKEGDLQGESLAVTEKLHQLEQANGELQESLGKKENSLKELEEKLQESGALLQSQLKSHNELQDKLEVAQQKERLLQEETSKLAEQLSQLKEANEELQKSLQQKQSLLEKGNEFDTQLAEYQKVIDEMDDASSVKAKLLEQLQSRVVELEAALHQANESQKTAYLETKELRRKLESLELEKSREILSLKSQMNGASSRSGKGDELESLDTETSLAKINFLNSIIADMQQKNDALKAKVQTLETLPMDFTKPHAFDVLTKRKPAPRLFCDICDEFDQHETEDCPIQASEDRDLSPPPSESNNNEKERKLPAPRKYCDSCEVFGHDTSECADDETY; this comes from the exons atggaaattgtggCAAAACAGAAACCCAAACAGAATG aaaccGCCAGCATGAGTCGTGAAAGCGATGACAATTTAAGTTCGATCAATTCGGCTTATACAG ATCACAACAGCGCCGTGCTGACAGCAAACACAGAGCAGTTCATCATCGGCCAGCGGGTTTGGCTGGGTGGCCTTCGTCCCGGACAGATTGCCTACATTGGAGAGACACACTTTGCACCCGGCGAATGGGCGGGTGTCGTTCTGGACGACCCTAATG GTAAAAACGATGGCTGTGTGTCGGGCAAAAGGTACTTCCAGTGCGAGCCAAAACGAGGCATTTTCTCACGCCTCACTCGTCTTACCACATATCCCATGTCCGGAGCCCAGACGCCGACCTCTCCATTGGCCAAAAACTCGCCGGACAGATCGCGCACGGTTTCCCCTACTGCGAGTATTCGCAGCTCTATGCTTCGCAGTCCCGGCATTGGAGGCA AAAATGGAATGGCTGTGGGTGATCGTGTGATTGTCTCGTCTGGATTTGGCAGTCGTCCTGGTATCTTACGCTATTTGGGAGAGACACAGTTTGCTCCCGGCAACTGGTGCGGTGTGGAATTGGATGAGCCCAGCGGCAAAAACGATGGAGCTGTGGATGATATAAG ATACTTTGAGTGCAAGTCCAAGTACGGGGTGTTTGTACCTATAGCGAAGGTGTCGCTGTCGCCGTCGTCCAAGAAAACGCGACTTTCGAGGACCGGATCTAGGGAGTCGCTCACCTCGATTGGCACCATGAACAGCATCGCCACCACGGCCACGTCGCGCATGCGCATGAATGCTCAG GATCTGCTGCGCGAGAAGCAACAACATGTGGAGCAGCTGATGGTGGAGCGCGACCTGGACCGCGAGGATGCCCAGAACCAGGCGCTGCAGCTACAGAAGAGCATCAACGAG CTGAAAGCAAGAATCGTTGAATTGGAGTCGGCACTGGGCGATGAACGAAAGAAAACTGAAGAGTTGCAGTTCTCCATAGACGAAGCCCAGTTTTGTGGCGATGAAATGAAT GCTCAGTCCCAGGTCTACAAGGAAAAGATCCATGATCTGGAGTCGAAAATCACACAACTGGTGTCAG CCACGCCAAGTCTACAAAGTATACCACCCCCCGCTCCGCCCTCAGATGATAGCGCGTTGAAGGAGGAAATCGTCCAGCTGCAGGAAAAGATGAGCATTCAGCAGAAGGAGATTGAATCGCGGATTGCGGAAcaactggaggaggagcagcgatTGAGGGAAAATGTGAAGTACCTACAGGAACAGAACGCCACTCTTCAGACGGAGTTGGTGTCCAAAGATGAGGCCCTGGAGAAGTTCTCCCTCTCGGAGTGTGGTATCGAGAATCTCCGGAGGGAACTGGCACTGCTCAAggaggaaaatgaaaagcaagctGCGGAGGCTCAGGCTGATTTCACCCGAAAACTAGCCGAGAAATCCGAAGAGGTAAAAAGAGTCACCTCTGAATTGCAGAGCTTGAAAGCAGCATCCGATTCCCTGGAAAGCGAAAGGGTTAACAAAACCGATGAATGCGAAATTCTTCAAACCGAAGTCCGAATGCGGGACGAGCAAATCAAAGAGCTAGCCCAACAACTTGATGAGGTTACCACACAACTCAATGTACAAAAAGCGGATAGTTCCGCTCTGGATGATATGCTTCGGTTGCAAAAGGAGGGCACTGAAGAAAAGTCGACTCTTTTAGAGAAAACCGAAAAGGAGCTAGTCCAAATCAAAGAAGAAGCTTCGAAGAACCAACAGGAAAAAGAACAACTTGAAAAACAGTTATCAGATTTAAAGCAATTGGCAGAACAGGAAAAACTAGTCAGGGAAAAGACTGAAACTGAAGTCAATCAAATAGCATTAGAAAAAAAATCCGTAGAACAGCAATTGGctttaaaacaaaaggaaCTTGAGGACTTCCAAAACAAACAGTCAGAAACAGAAGTTTGTCTTCAGGAAATCAAAGATATTAATACCCAGAAGGACTTAGAATTAGTTGAATCTGGTGAGTCCCTTAaaaaactgcaacagcaaTTAGAGGAGAAAACGCAAGCCCATGAAAAACTGCACGCTGATTGGGAAGAGCTAAAGAAAAATCAAGAGACGATCATAAAGCAAAAGGAACAGGAGCTTCAGCAACTCGAAAGCAAGTCAGCTGAATCCGAAGGTTCTTTAAAGGCCGTACAAGCTCAACTAGAGCAACTTCAGAAACAGGCCACCGCATCTGGAGAAGAGGGATCCAAAACTGTAGCCAAATTGCACGATGAGATCAGCCAGCTTAAGTCCCAGGCTGAAGAAACTCAGTCTGATTTAAGATCTACGCACTCGAACTTGGAAGCTAAAACCAAGGAATTGGAGTCTGCAAATGGCAGCCTAGAAGAGGAAGCCAAGAAGTCAGCCGGTCTGCAGGAACAGATCATCAAACTTAAATCTGAAGTGGAGGAGTCGCAGGCAGCACTCAGCTCAAGTCAAACGGATGTGGAATCCAAAACTAAGCAACTTGAGGCCGCAAATGCGGCTTTGGAAAAGGTCAACAAG GACTACGCGGAATCCCGAGCGGAGGCTTCTCATCTGCAAGATCAGGTGAAGGAAATCACCGATACGCTACATGCTGAGCTCCAAGCTGAACGTTCGTCCTCCAGCGCTCTCCACACTAAGCTGTCCAAGTTCTCGGATGAGTTAGCTACCGGTCAAAAGGAACTGACGAGCAAAGCCGATGCTTGGAGCCAGGAGATGCTGCAAAAGGAGAAAGAACTGCAGGAGCTGCGACAGCAACTTCAAGATAGTCAAGACTcgcaaacaaaactgaaagcaGAGGGAGAACGGAAAGAAAAGGCTTTCGAAGAATCAACTAAGAATCTTCAGGAAGAAGTCACTAGGGCCAAGATGGAGAATCAAGAGTTAAGCACTGGCACACAGGTGACCATAAAAGACCTGCAGGAGCGTTTGGAAATCAACAATGCGGAGCTCCAGCACAAGGAAAAAATGGCTACCGAAGATGCACAAAAGATTGCCGACCTTAAGACCCTTGTGGAAGCCATCCAGGTGGCTAATGCCAATATATCAGCTACCAATGCGGAGCTCTCCACTGTATTGGAGGTTCTTCAGGCGGAGAAAAGCGAAACGAATCACATATTCGAGCTCTTTGAAATGGAAGCTGATATGAATTCAGAGCGGCTGATCGAAAAAGTTACTGGGATGAAGGAGGAACTAAAGGAAACCCATCAGCAACTGGATGAGCGACAGAAGTCGTTCGAGGAGCTGGAAGAGAAATTCAAGCAAGCTCAGCAAAGTGAACAACATTTGCAACAGGAGTCTCTGACTTCCAAGGAGCAACTTACGGAATTACGACAGTCTGTGCAAGAACTTCAAGATTCGGTAAAGCATAAGGAAGAACTCGTCCAGAACCTGGAAGAAAAGCTTAGGGACACCAGTTCCATCATAGAAGGCCAAACCACTTCCTCTCAGGAAGTACAAGTAAAGCTAGAAGAAGCTCAAAGGAATGAAAAGGTGCTACATGAAGAGGGTGCCAAATTGAACGaccaactgcagcagctgcaaaagACCCATGTCGAACTGTCTGAATCCCTTAAGGAAAAAGAAGAACTTGTACAGAGCCTAGAgacaaaattaaaagaaagcaGTGTTCAGTTGGAGAGCCAAACGTCTTGCTCAAAGGAAACCCAAGATAAGTTGCTTGAGTCAcagaagaaggaaaaaaactTGGAGGAAGAAGCTGCTAAATTATCCGGTGAGCTGCAGCAAGTACAAGACGCCAATGGAGAAATAAAGGATTCGCTAGTAAAAGTGGAGGAACTAGTTAAGGTGTTGGAGGATAAACTCCAAGCAGCCACCTCCCAGTTGGAGTCCCAGCAAGCGGAAAATAGGAAACTCCAGGAGTTACTGGTGAAATCTCAAGAGAAAGAGGGAGATTTACAAGGAGAATCTCTGGCAGTCACAGAGAAACTACATCAACTGGAGCAAGCAAATGGGGAGCTTCAGGAGTCTCTAGGTAAAAAAGAGAATAGTCTTAAGGAACTTGAGGAGAAACTTCAAGAAAGCGGTGCTTTATTGCAAAGTCAACTGAAAAGCCACAACGAACTTCAGGATAAGTTAGAAGTGGCCCAGCAAAAGGAGAGGCTTCTTCAAGAGGAAACATCCAAGTTGGCGGAGCAACTGAGCCAATTAAAGGAGGCTAATGAGGAGCTCCAGAAATCTCTTCAACAAAAGCAGTCACTTTTAGAAAAGGGTAATGAATTCGACACCCAGCTGGCAGAGTATCAGAAAGTCATCGACGAAATGGATGATGCGTCCTCCGTGAAAGCCAAGCTGCTGGAACAGCTTCAAAGTAGAGTTGTGGAACTGGAGGCCGCACTTCATCAAGCCAACGAGTCCCAAAAGACTGCTTATCTGGAGACTAAGGAACTGAGGCGCAAGCTAGAATCGCTGGAACTGGAGAAGTCCAGGGAGATTTTGAGCCTTAAGTCTCAGATGAATGGAGCGAGCAGTCGGTCCGGAAAGGGAGATGAACTGGAG TCGCTGGACACCGAAACCAGTCTTGCCAAAATCAACTTCCTGAACTCAATTATTGCTGACATGCAGCAGAAAAATGATGCACTCAAGGCAAAGGTGCAGACCCTTGAAACCTTGCCAATGGATTTCACCAA ACCTCATGCCTTCGATGTCCTGACCAAGCGCAAGCCGGCTCCCAGACTTTTCTGCGACATCTGCGATGAGTTTGACCAGCACGAGACGGAGGACTGTCCAATCCAGGCTAGCGAGGATCGGGACTTATCCCCACCGCCTTCCGAGTCCAATAACAACGAGAAGGAACGGAAGCTGCCTGCACCCAGGAAATACTGTGATTCCTGCGAGg TTTTTGGCCACGATACGAGCGAATGTGCCGATGATGAAACCTATTAG
- the LOC122615272 gene encoding restin homolog isoform X2: MSDETSDSGGASAPLPSPVSADPEQGATASKLPGPIRSNIPTPAASATGIPQPSKMKAPSSFGSTGSVSKIGRPCCNHTTPKSGPPPRETASMSRESDDNLSSINSAYTDLYQETVRRFTRSSLSPTSDWDRFSPARRSQKSEAGSRSSYDYYLEATGRRRSSDHNSAVLTANTEQFIIGQRVWLGGLRPGQIAYIGETHFAPGEWAGVVLDDPNGKNDGCVSGKRYFQCEPKRGIFSRLTRLTTYPMSGAQTPTSPLAKNSPDRSRTVSPTASIRSSMLRSPGIGGKNGMAVGDRVIVSSGFGSRPGILRYLGETQFAPGNWCGVELDEPSGKNDGAVDDIRYFECKSKYGVFVPIAKVSLSPSSKKTRLSRTGSRESLTSIGTMNSIATTATSRMRMNAQRKSSTPVKPILATPKSQFSMQDLLREKQQHVEQLMVERDLDREDAQNQALQLQKSINELKARIVELESALGDERKKTEELQFSIDEAQFCGDEMNAQSQVYKEKIHDLESKITQLVSATPSLQSIPPPAPPSDDSALKEEIVQLQEKMSIQQKEIESRIAEQLEEEQRLRENVKYLQEQNATLQTELVSKDEALEKFSLSECGIENLRRELALLKEENEKQAAEAQADFTRKLAEKSEEVKRVTSELQSLKAASDSLESERVNKTDECEILQTEVRMRDEQIKELAQQLDEVTTQLNVQKADSSALDDMLRLQKEGTEEKSTLLEKTEKELVQIKEEASKNQQEKEQLEKQLSDLKQLAEQEKLVREKTETEVNQIALEKKSVEQQLALKQKELEDFQNKQSETEVCLQEIKDINTQKDLELVESGESLKKLQQQLEEKTQAHEKLHADWEELKKNQETIIKQKEQELQQLESKSAESEGSLKAVQAQLEQLQKQATASGEEGSKTVAKLHDEISQLKSQAEETQSDLRSTHSNLEAKTKELESANGSLEEEAKKSAGLQEQIIKLKSEVEESQAALSSSQTDVESKTKQLEAANAALEKVNKDYAESRAEASHLQDQVKEITDTLHAELQAERSSSSALHTKLSKFSDELATGQKELTSKADAWSQEMLQKEKELQELRQQLQDSQDSQTKLKAEGERKEKAFEESTKNLQEEVTRAKMENQELSTGTQVTIKDLQERLEINNAELQHKEKMATEDAQKIADLKTLVEAIQVANANISATNAELSTVLEVLQAEKSETNHIFELFEMEADMNSERLIEKVTGMKEELKETHQQLDERQKSFEELEEKFKQAQQSEQHLQQESLTSKEQLTELRQSVQELQDSVKHKEELVQNLEEKLRDTSSIIEGQTTSSQEVQVKLEEAQRNEKVLHEEGAKLNDQLQQLQKTHVELSESLKEKEELVQSLETKLKESSVQLESQTSCSKETQDKLLESQKKEKNLEEEAAKLSGELQQVQDANGEIKDSLVKVEELVKVLEDKLQAATSQLESQQAENRKLQELLVKSQEKEGDLQGESLAVTEKLHQLEQANGELQESLGKKENSLKELEEKLQESGALLQSQLKSHNELQDKLEVAQQKERLLQEETSKLAEQLSQLKEANEELQKSLQQKQSLLEKGNEFDTQLAEYQKVIDEMDDASSVKAKLLEQLQSRVVELEAALHQANESQKTAYLETKELRRKLESLELEKSREILSLKSQMNGASSRSGKGDELESLDTETSLAKINFLNSIIADMQQKNDALKAKVQTLETLPMDFTKPHAFDVLTKRKPAPRLFCDICDEFDQHETEDCPIQASEDRDLSPPPSESNNNEKERKLPAPRKYCDSCEVFGHDTSECADDETY; encoded by the exons ATGAGTGACGAAACGAGCGATTCGGGTGGGGCAAGTGCCCCTCTTCCATCGCCAGTGTCTGCGGACCCGGAACAGGGAGCCACTGCCTCCAAATTACCGGGTCCCATCAGATCCAATATTCCCACGCCCGCTGCTTCTGCCACTGGAATCCCGCAGCCCAGCAAAATGAAGGCACCATCTAGTTTTGGATCGACGGGTTCCGTTTCCAAAATCGGAAGACCGTGCTGCAATCACACTACTCCCAAATCCGGTCCACCACCAAGAG aaaccGCCAGCATGAGTCGTGAAAGCGATGACAATTTAAGTTCGATCAATTCGGCTTATACAG ATCTCTATCAAGAGACTGTCAGGCGCTTCACGCGATCTTCACTCTCACCCACATCCGACTGGGATCGCTTTTCGCCCGCTCGCCGCTCGCAAAAATCGGAGGCTGGAAGTCGCTCATCTT ATGATTATTATCTAGAAGCCACTGGGCGGCGTCGCAGCTCAG ATCACAACAGCGCCGTGCTGACAGCAAACACAGAGCAGTTCATCATCGGCCAGCGGGTTTGGCTGGGTGGCCTTCGTCCCGGACAGATTGCCTACATTGGAGAGACACACTTTGCACCCGGCGAATGGGCGGGTGTCGTTCTGGACGACCCTAATG GTAAAAACGATGGCTGTGTGTCGGGCAAAAGGTACTTCCAGTGCGAGCCAAAACGAGGCATTTTCTCACGCCTCACTCGTCTTACCACATATCCCATGTCCGGAGCCCAGACGCCGACCTCTCCATTGGCCAAAAACTCGCCGGACAGATCGCGCACGGTTTCCCCTACTGCGAGTATTCGCAGCTCTATGCTTCGCAGTCCCGGCATTGGAGGCA AAAATGGAATGGCTGTGGGTGATCGTGTGATTGTCTCGTCTGGATTTGGCAGTCGTCCTGGTATCTTACGCTATTTGGGAGAGACACAGTTTGCTCCCGGCAACTGGTGCGGTGTGGAATTGGATGAGCCCAGCGGCAAAAACGATGGAGCTGTGGATGATATAAG ATACTTTGAGTGCAAGTCCAAGTACGGGGTGTTTGTACCTATAGCGAAGGTGTCGCTGTCGCCGTCGTCCAAGAAAACGCGACTTTCGAGGACCGGATCTAGGGAGTCGCTCACCTCGATTGGCACCATGAACAGCATCGCCACCACGGCCACGTCGCGCATGCGCATGAATGCTCAG CGCAAGTCGAGCACGCCCGTTAAGCCAATTTTAGCGACGCCGAAAAGCCAATTTTCCATGCAG GATCTGCTGCGCGAGAAGCAACAACATGTGGAGCAGCTGATGGTGGAGCGCGACCTGGACCGCGAGGATGCCCAGAACCAGGCGCTGCAGCTACAGAAGAGCATCAACGAG CTGAAAGCAAGAATCGTTGAATTGGAGTCGGCACTGGGCGATGAACGAAAGAAAACTGAAGAGTTGCAGTTCTCCATAGACGAAGCCCAGTTTTGTGGCGATGAAATGAAT GCTCAGTCCCAGGTCTACAAGGAAAAGATCCATGATCTGGAGTCGAAAATCACACAACTGGTGTCAG CCACGCCAAGTCTACAAAGTATACCACCCCCCGCTCCGCCCTCAGATGATAGCGCGTTGAAGGAGGAAATCGTCCAGCTGCAGGAAAAGATGAGCATTCAGCAGAAGGAGATTGAATCGCGGATTGCGGAAcaactggaggaggagcagcgatTGAGGGAAAATGTGAAGTACCTACAGGAACAGAACGCCACTCTTCAGACGGAGTTGGTGTCCAAAGATGAGGCCCTGGAGAAGTTCTCCCTCTCGGAGTGTGGTATCGAGAATCTCCGGAGGGAACTGGCACTGCTCAAggaggaaaatgaaaagcaagctGCGGAGGCTCAGGCTGATTTCACCCGAAAACTAGCCGAGAAATCCGAAGAGGTAAAAAGAGTCACCTCTGAATTGCAGAGCTTGAAAGCAGCATCCGATTCCCTGGAAAGCGAAAGGGTTAACAAAACCGATGAATGCGAAATTCTTCAAACCGAAGTCCGAATGCGGGACGAGCAAATCAAAGAGCTAGCCCAACAACTTGATGAGGTTACCACACAACTCAATGTACAAAAAGCGGATAGTTCCGCTCTGGATGATATGCTTCGGTTGCAAAAGGAGGGCACTGAAGAAAAGTCGACTCTTTTAGAGAAAACCGAAAAGGAGCTAGTCCAAATCAAAGAAGAAGCTTCGAAGAACCAACAGGAAAAAGAACAACTTGAAAAACAGTTATCAGATTTAAAGCAATTGGCAGAACAGGAAAAACTAGTCAGGGAAAAGACTGAAACTGAAGTCAATCAAATAGCATTAGAAAAAAAATCCGTAGAACAGCAATTGGctttaaaacaaaaggaaCTTGAGGACTTCCAAAACAAACAGTCAGAAACAGAAGTTTGTCTTCAGGAAATCAAAGATATTAATACCCAGAAGGACTTAGAATTAGTTGAATCTGGTGAGTCCCTTAaaaaactgcaacagcaaTTAGAGGAGAAAACGCAAGCCCATGAAAAACTGCACGCTGATTGGGAAGAGCTAAAGAAAAATCAAGAGACGATCATAAAGCAAAAGGAACAGGAGCTTCAGCAACTCGAAAGCAAGTCAGCTGAATCCGAAGGTTCTTTAAAGGCCGTACAAGCTCAACTAGAGCAACTTCAGAAACAGGCCACCGCATCTGGAGAAGAGGGATCCAAAACTGTAGCCAAATTGCACGATGAGATCAGCCAGCTTAAGTCCCAGGCTGAAGAAACTCAGTCTGATTTAAGATCTACGCACTCGAACTTGGAAGCTAAAACCAAGGAATTGGAGTCTGCAAATGGCAGCCTAGAAGAGGAAGCCAAGAAGTCAGCCGGTCTGCAGGAACAGATCATCAAACTTAAATCTGAAGTGGAGGAGTCGCAGGCAGCACTCAGCTCAAGTCAAACGGATGTGGAATCCAAAACTAAGCAACTTGAGGCCGCAAATGCGGCTTTGGAAAAGGTCAACAAG GACTACGCGGAATCCCGAGCGGAGGCTTCTCATCTGCAAGATCAGGTGAAGGAAATCACCGATACGCTACATGCTGAGCTCCAAGCTGAACGTTCGTCCTCCAGCGCTCTCCACACTAAGCTGTCCAAGTTCTCGGATGAGTTAGCTACCGGTCAAAAGGAACTGACGAGCAAAGCCGATGCTTGGAGCCAGGAGATGCTGCAAAAGGAGAAAGAACTGCAGGAGCTGCGACAGCAACTTCAAGATAGTCAAGACTcgcaaacaaaactgaaagcaGAGGGAGAACGGAAAGAAAAGGCTTTCGAAGAATCAACTAAGAATCTTCAGGAAGAAGTCACTAGGGCCAAGATGGAGAATCAAGAGTTAAGCACTGGCACACAGGTGACCATAAAAGACCTGCAGGAGCGTTTGGAAATCAACAATGCGGAGCTCCAGCACAAGGAAAAAATGGCTACCGAAGATGCACAAAAGATTGCCGACCTTAAGACCCTTGTGGAAGCCATCCAGGTGGCTAATGCCAATATATCAGCTACCAATGCGGAGCTCTCCACTGTATTGGAGGTTCTTCAGGCGGAGAAAAGCGAAACGAATCACATATTCGAGCTCTTTGAAATGGAAGCTGATATGAATTCAGAGCGGCTGATCGAAAAAGTTACTGGGATGAAGGAGGAACTAAAGGAAACCCATCAGCAACTGGATGAGCGACAGAAGTCGTTCGAGGAGCTGGAAGAGAAATTCAAGCAAGCTCAGCAAAGTGAACAACATTTGCAACAGGAGTCTCTGACTTCCAAGGAGCAACTTACGGAATTACGACAGTCTGTGCAAGAACTTCAAGATTCGGTAAAGCATAAGGAAGAACTCGTCCAGAACCTGGAAGAAAAGCTTAGGGACACCAGTTCCATCATAGAAGGCCAAACCACTTCCTCTCAGGAAGTACAAGTAAAGCTAGAAGAAGCTCAAAGGAATGAAAAGGTGCTACATGAAGAGGGTGCCAAATTGAACGaccaactgcagcagctgcaaaagACCCATGTCGAACTGTCTGAATCCCTTAAGGAAAAAGAAGAACTTGTACAGAGCCTAGAgacaaaattaaaagaaagcaGTGTTCAGTTGGAGAGCCAAACGTCTTGCTCAAAGGAAACCCAAGATAAGTTGCTTGAGTCAcagaagaaggaaaaaaactTGGAGGAAGAAGCTGCTAAATTATCCGGTGAGCTGCAGCAAGTACAAGACGCCAATGGAGAAATAAAGGATTCGCTAGTAAAAGTGGAGGAACTAGTTAAGGTGTTGGAGGATAAACTCCAAGCAGCCACCTCCCAGTTGGAGTCCCAGCAAGCGGAAAATAGGAAACTCCAGGAGTTACTGGTGAAATCTCAAGAGAAAGAGGGAGATTTACAAGGAGAATCTCTGGCAGTCACAGAGAAACTACATCAACTGGAGCAAGCAAATGGGGAGCTTCAGGAGTCTCTAGGTAAAAAAGAGAATAGTCTTAAGGAACTTGAGGAGAAACTTCAAGAAAGCGGTGCTTTATTGCAAAGTCAACTGAAAAGCCACAACGAACTTCAGGATAAGTTAGAAGTGGCCCAGCAAAAGGAGAGGCTTCTTCAAGAGGAAACATCCAAGTTGGCGGAGCAACTGAGCCAATTAAAGGAGGCTAATGAGGAGCTCCAGAAATCTCTTCAACAAAAGCAGTCACTTTTAGAAAAGGGTAATGAATTCGACACCCAGCTGGCAGAGTATCAGAAAGTCATCGACGAAATGGATGATGCGTCCTCCGTGAAAGCCAAGCTGCTGGAACAGCTTCAAAGTAGAGTTGTGGAACTGGAGGCCGCACTTCATCAAGCCAACGAGTCCCAAAAGACTGCTTATCTGGAGACTAAGGAACTGAGGCGCAAGCTAGAATCGCTGGAACTGGAGAAGTCCAGGGAGATTTTGAGCCTTAAGTCTCAGATGAATGGAGCGAGCAGTCGGTCCGGAAAGGGAGATGAACTGGAG TCGCTGGACACCGAAACCAGTCTTGCCAAAATCAACTTCCTGAACTCAATTATTGCTGACATGCAGCAGAAAAATGATGCACTCAAGGCAAAGGTGCAGACCCTTGAAACCTTGCCAATGGATTTCACCAA ACCTCATGCCTTCGATGTCCTGACCAAGCGCAAGCCGGCTCCCAGACTTTTCTGCGACATCTGCGATGAGTTTGACCAGCACGAGACGGAGGACTGTCCAATCCAGGCTAGCGAGGATCGGGACTTATCCCCACCGCCTTCCGAGTCCAATAACAACGAGAAGGAACGGAAGCTGCCTGCACCCAGGAAATACTGTGATTCCTGCGAGg TTTTTGGCCACGATACGAGCGAATGTGCCGATGATGAAACCTATTAG